The following proteins come from a genomic window of Carassius carassius chromosome 10, fCarCar2.1, whole genome shotgun sequence:
- the LOC132151786 gene encoding protein XRP2-like translates to MGCFFSKSRRKSPKKDSALPAGDKSATSNDLLDSNNTALGSNSNQEAPKQYSWDKREKVDPKDFMLTGLKNETVGRLPSKLNGQQFVIQDCENCNIYVFDHSATITIDDCVNCHIMLGPVKGSVFFRDCKDIKCVVACQQFRTRDCKKMDVFLCCATQPIIESSTGMKFGCYQYYYPELAFHFKDAGLSIFNNNWSNIHDFTPVSGETNWSLLPEDAVVVEYMPLPDPESEFKSVRISTEANRSIVPLTKGGRRTESEESCLFVFFAGDYTTANARKLIDETTAKGFVLIQTKEVSMRPEDVNRVFQNNAETLTEWITKGPVVALELNGDGVVEACQSIANEVFNGNKLFVSESKETSSRDVDNFFNFADMQMGL, encoded by the exons ATGGGGTGCTTCTTCTCCAAATCAAGGAGAAAATCTCCTAAAAAAGACTCTGCTTTGCCCGCTGGAGACAAGAGCGCTACGAGCAATGACCTCCTCGACTCCAACAACACTGCGCTGGGCAGCAACAGCAACCAGGAGGCTCCAAAGCAGTACAGTTGGGATAAACGAGAAAAG GTTGACCCGAAAGACTTCATGCTGACAGGCCTAAAGAATGAGACAGTGGGCCGCTTGCCAAGCAAACTCAATGGCCAGCAGTTTGTCATTCAGGATTGTGAGAACTGTAACATCTACGTATTCGACCATTCGGCGACTATTACCATTGACGACTGTGTGAACTGCCATATTATGTTAGGTCCAGTCAAAGGCAGCGTGTTCTTCAGAGACTGCAAAGATATCAAGTGTGTGGTGGCCTGCCAGCAGTTCCGCACCAGAGATTGCAAGAAAATGGATGTCTTTTTGTGCTGCGCCACCCAACCCATCATTGAGTCTTCAACAGGCATGAAGTTTGGCTGCTACCAGTACTACTACCCCGAGCTGGCTTTCCACTTTAAAGACGCAGGCCTCAGCATCTTTAACAACAACTGGAGTAATATTCATGACTTCACACCTGTCTCTGGAGAGACCAATTGGAGTCTCCTACCAGAAGATGCTGTTGTTGTGGAGTATATGCCTCTACCTGATCCTGAGTCAGAATTCAAGTCTGTGAGAATCTCTACTGAAGCAAATCGGAGCATAGTGCCCCTGACCAAAGGAGGGCGCCGTACCGAGAGCGAAGAATCCTGTCTGTTCGTCTTTTTTGCTGGAGACTACACAACTGCTAACGCCCGCAAGCTCATTGATGAG ACGACCGCCAAAGGCTTTGTCCTAATTCAGACCAAAGAGGTTTCCATGCGCCCTGAGGATGTGAACCGAGTGTTCCAGAACAATGCAGAAACCCTCACTGAGTGGATCACCAAAG GTCCAGTGGTAGCCCTCGAGCTGAATGGAGATGGTGTGGTGGAGGCGTGTCAATCCATTGCCAATGAAGTGTTCAATGGGAATAAG CTGTTTGTTTCTGAGAGCAAAGAAACATCTTCACGTGATGTCGACAACTTTTTCAACTTTGCTGACATGCAGATGGGACTGTGA